GATGTTCAGGCGAATCAGTCGCCCGTCGTTTTGCGGCGTGAAGCCAAGCCCGCTGGCCAGGATCGCTTTTTCGATGTCTTTGATCGTGCCGGGATCGAACGGCCGGATGACGATCTGCGTCGGCTCGGGCGCGCCGACCGACGCGAGTTGCTTGATCGGCGTCGGCGAACCGTAGACTTCGACGCGGAGCGAATCGACCAGGCCCGGGTTGGCGCGGCCGGTGCGAATTCCGGACAAGGCGTGCTTCAGCACGTCGGCCGCCTTTTCCATCCGCTCTTCAACGTCCAGGAGAATATCGTCGACTGGCATGGCGTAAATCTCAACTAGGCTGATGACCGATCGCTCTAGAACTCATGTATTTCCGAGTTCAGCGTTCCGAGTTCCAACTTCCTTCTAGCCCACGTTCGCTGGCACGGCGCTGGAAATCAACGTGCCGACGGTTTCGCCGCGCACAGCGCGGACGATGTTGCCGGTTTTCTTGTAATTAAAGACCAGGATGGGCATGTCGTGTTCCATGCATTGCG
The nucleotide sequence above comes from Planctomycetia bacterium. Encoded proteins:
- the frr gene encoding ribosome recycling factor gives rise to the protein MPVDDILLDVEERMEKAADVLKHALSGIRTGRANPGLVDSLRVEVYGSPTPIKQLASVGAPEPTQIVIRPFDPGTIKDIEKAILASGLGFTPQNDGRLIRLNIPPLSTEVRKKLVTRIKELTEESKVAIRNVRRDGNKAAEAEQKDKVMSEDDCDRTKEEVQELTKKFEQRATDLARAKEAEVMED